The following are encoded in a window of Prochlorococcus marinus str. MIT 1013 genomic DNA:
- a CDS encoding photosystem II manganese-stabilizing polypeptide, producing MRFRPLLALMLAFCLTFTTLPSSASAALKGREQGNARFGNVVNTGQADACTVLPAGSSGSINADGQFKSLCLQPTEVSVKLPGNKRNKSDFAIAKIISPRFNTSLDEVYGDLSGGKFTEKGGIDFSLITVLAPNGEEFPFAFSVKEMVAESKKGKSIEPGAEFSGPTTTPSYRSADFLDPKSRAKSTGVEYAQALIARGGDDEDLARENVKDDLGGKGEITLTVDSVDADTDEFGGQFVAIQPSDNDLGSKDPVDIKIKGIFYGRKA from the coding sequence ATGCGATTTCGTCCTCTGCTGGCTTTGATGCTGGCTTTTTGTCTCACCTTTACAACTCTCCCATCAAGCGCTTCTGCAGCTTTAAAAGGGCGCGAGCAAGGTAACGCTCGTTTTGGCAATGTTGTTAATACTGGCCAAGCCGATGCTTGCACTGTTTTGCCAGCGGGTTCATCAGGTTCTATTAATGCTGATGGCCAATTTAAAAGCTTATGCCTTCAACCAACAGAAGTTTCAGTAAAACTTCCAGGTAACAAGCGAAACAAATCTGATTTTGCAATAGCAAAAATTATCAGTCCTCGCTTCAATACAAGTCTTGATGAAGTTTATGGAGATCTTTCTGGAGGGAAATTCACTGAAAAAGGTGGTATTGACTTCTCTCTCATTACAGTTCTAGCTCCTAATGGAGAGGAATTTCCTTTTGCTTTCTCTGTTAAGGAGATGGTTGCTGAATCAAAAAAAGGAAAATCAATTGAACCAGGAGCTGAATTCTCAGGTCCAACAACAACTCCAAGTTATAGATCTGCAGACTTTCTTGATCCAAAGAGTCGCGCTAAATCAACAGGTGTTGAATATGCTCAAGCTCTCATTGCTCGTGGTGGTGATGATGAGGATCTTGCAAGAGAAAATGTTAAAGATGATCTAGGCGGTAAAGGTGAAATAACACTTACTGTCGATAGTGTTGATGCAGACACTGATGAATTTGGTGGCCAATTTGTTGCTATCCAACCTTCAGACAATGACCTTGGATCAAAAGATCCTGTTGATATCAAAATTAAAGGTATTTTCTATGGTCGCAAAGCCTAA
- the ftsH gene encoding ATP-dependent zinc metalloprotease FtsH translates to MNKRWRNIGLYVLIVVVVIFVGSAFFDKPSSTKASRTLRYSDFIEAVQERQVSRVLISPDKGTAQIVESDGNRALVNLAPDQELLQLLTDNDVDIAVQPTTQANPLQQAASSLIFPILLLGGLFFLFRRAGSGGGGNPAMSFGKSKARLQMEPETKITFGDVAGIEGAKLELTEVVDFLKNPDRFTAVGAKIPKGVLLVGPPGTGKTLLAKAVAGEASVPFFSISGSEFVEMFVGVGASRVRDLFEQAKKNAPCIVFIDEIDAVGRQRGAGLGGGNDEREQTLNQLLTEMDGFEGNSGIIIVAATNRPDVLDSALMRPGRFDRQVTVDRPDYSGRLQILKVHARSKTLSKGVDLDQVARRTPGFTGADLANLLNEAAILAARKELTEVSNEEIGAAIERIMVGPEKKDTVISEKRKRLVAYHEAGHAVVGAVMPDYDPVQKISIIPRGQAGGLTFFTPSEERMESGLYSRSYLQNQMAVALGGRVAEEIIYGEDEVTTGASNDLKQVASVARQMITKFGMSDKLGPVALGRSQGGMFLGRDISAERDFSEDTAATIDSEVSVLVEIAYERAKKALNDNRQVLEELTAMLMETETVDSLEFQDLLIRHEVKVAEYA, encoded by the coding sequence TTGAACAAACGCTGGAGAAACATTGGTCTTTATGTCCTAATTGTCGTAGTTGTGATTTTTGTTGGAAGTGCTTTTTTCGATAAGCCAAGTTCGACAAAAGCATCTAGGACACTTAGATATAGCGACTTCATAGAAGCTGTTCAAGAGAGACAGGTCAGCAGAGTACTTATATCTCCAGACAAAGGTACAGCTCAAATTGTTGAAAGTGATGGAAACAGAGCTTTGGTTAATTTGGCTCCCGATCAAGAATTACTACAACTATTAACCGACAATGACGTGGATATTGCTGTACAACCAACTACTCAAGCAAATCCTCTTCAACAAGCTGCTAGTAGCCTTATTTTCCCAATACTTTTACTAGGAGGTCTGTTTTTTCTATTCAGAAGAGCTGGTTCTGGTGGTGGTGGAAATCCAGCAATGAGTTTTGGAAAAAGTAAAGCAAGGCTTCAAATGGAGCCAGAAACGAAGATTACTTTTGGAGACGTAGCCGGTATTGAAGGAGCAAAACTTGAACTTACAGAAGTAGTTGATTTCTTAAAAAATCCTGATCGCTTTACAGCTGTCGGGGCGAAAATCCCTAAAGGTGTTTTATTAGTTGGCCCTCCAGGTACTGGTAAAACTTTGCTTGCAAAGGCCGTAGCAGGTGAAGCTTCAGTTCCCTTCTTTTCCATATCCGGTTCTGAATTTGTAGAAATGTTTGTTGGAGTTGGTGCTAGCAGAGTAAGGGATCTTTTTGAACAAGCTAAAAAGAATGCCCCCTGTATAGTTTTTATTGATGAAATTGATGCTGTAGGTCGCCAGCGTGGAGCAGGCCTTGGAGGAGGTAATGATGAAAGAGAACAAACACTCAACCAGCTGTTAACAGAAATGGATGGCTTTGAAGGAAATTCAGGAATAATAATTGTTGCCGCAACTAACAGACCTGACGTGCTTGACTCAGCACTAATGCGACCAGGAAGATTTGACAGGCAAGTGACAGTAGATAGACCTGATTACTCCGGGAGATTGCAAATACTGAAAGTTCATGCAAGGAGCAAAACTCTTTCAAAGGGAGTTGACCTTGATCAAGTAGCAAGAAGAACACCTGGTTTTACTGGGGCAGATTTAGCAAATCTATTGAATGAAGCTGCGATACTAGCTGCTAGAAAAGAATTAACAGAGGTCAGCAATGAAGAAATAGGTGCTGCAATTGAAAGAATTATGGTTGGCCCCGAGAAGAAAGACACAGTTATTAGTGAAAAGCGTAAAAGACTAGTTGCTTATCATGAAGCTGGCCACGCCGTAGTTGGTGCTGTAATGCCAGATTACGACCCTGTACAAAAAATCTCAATCATTCCTAGAGGTCAGGCTGGTGGTTTGACTTTTTTCACGCCCAGTGAAGAAAGAATGGAATCTGGTCTTTATTCAAGGTCTTACCTACAAAATCAAATGGCTGTTGCTCTTGGAGGAAGAGTTGCAGAGGAAATTATTTACGGAGAAGACGAAGTAACTACTGGAGCCTCAAATGATCTTAAGCAAGTAGCTTCAGTTGCCAGGCAAATGATCACTAAATTTGGCATGAGTGATAAATTAGGTCCTGTAGCTCTTGGTCGATCACAAGGTGGTATGTTCCTTGGTCGTGACATCTCTGCCGAACGAGATTTTTCGGAAGATACAGCTGCAACTATTGATTCAGAAGTTTCAGTTCTTGTTGAAATTGCATATGAAAGAGCTAAAAAAGCTCTAAATGATAACCGTCAAGTACTTGAAGAGTTGACAGCAATGCTTATGGAAACTGAAACCGTTGATTCTTTAGAGTTCCAGGATTTGTTAATTCGCCATGAAGTTAAAGTTGCAGAGTATGCTTAG
- the sat gene encoding sulfate adenylyltransferase translates to MTSKQSSNKNLEGLIKPYGGKLINLMAADQEAKELKKNSIKTLNCSDRNACDIELLLIGAFSPLNGFMSEKNYNSVVKQNRLESGFLFGLPIVMDTDREDINPGDSVLLNYKSQELAILEVQEKWTPDKVIEAKFCYGTTSLEHPAVRMISMERKKYYLGGSIKGLELPERVFTCQTPAQVRDNLPSGEDVVAFQCRNPIHRAHYELFTRALEAKNVSKNGVVLVHPTCGPTQEDDIPGSVRFQTYEKLASEVNNPKIRWSYLPYSMHMAGPREALQHMIIRRNYGCTHFIIGRDMAGCKSSLSGEDFYGPYDAQNFANECCEELGMQTVPSLNLVFTEEQGYVTADYAKEKGLHIKKLSGTQFRKMLRSGEEIPEWFAFKSVVDVLRAA, encoded by the coding sequence ATGACTAGCAAGCAAAGTTCTAATAAAAATCTCGAAGGTTTGATCAAACCGTACGGTGGAAAACTTATAAACCTTATGGCAGCTGATCAAGAAGCAAAAGAGTTAAAAAAAAATTCTATTAAAACTTTAAATTGTTCAGATAGAAATGCTTGTGATATTGAACTTCTTTTGATAGGTGCTTTTTCTCCTTTGAATGGTTTCATGAGTGAGAAAAATTACAACTCAGTTGTTAAACAAAATCGACTCGAATCAGGTTTTCTTTTTGGTTTACCAATTGTGATGGATACAGATAGAGAAGATATAAATCCAGGAGATTCAGTTTTACTCAACTATAAAAGTCAAGAACTAGCAATTTTAGAAGTTCAAGAAAAATGGACACCTGACAAGGTTATTGAGGCCAAATTTTGCTATGGAACAACTTCTTTGGAGCATCCAGCTGTAAGAATGATTTCTATGGAGAGGAAAAAATATTATCTAGGAGGATCAATAAAAGGTCTAGAATTACCTGAAAGAGTTTTTACTTGTCAAACTCCTGCTCAAGTTAGGGATAACCTTCCCTCTGGAGAAGATGTAGTTGCATTTCAGTGCAGGAATCCAATTCATAGAGCCCATTATGAGCTTTTCACAAGAGCCTTAGAAGCTAAGAATGTCAGTAAAAATGGTGTTGTTCTTGTTCACCCAACTTGTGGACCAACTCAAGAAGATGACATCCCTGGATCAGTAAGATTTCAAACCTATGAAAAACTTGCCTCTGAAGTAAATAATCCAAAAATTAGGTGGTCATATCTACCTTATTCGATGCATATGGCTGGGCCAAGAGAGGCTCTGCAGCACATGATTATTAGAAGGAATTATGGATGTACCCACTTCATAATCGGAAGAGATATGGCTGGCTGTAAGTCATCTCTAAGCGGAGAAGATTTTTATGGTCCATATGATGCTCAAAATTTTGCAAACGAGTGCTGCGAAGAATTAGGCATGCAAACAGTTCCATCTTTAAATCTTGTATTTACAGAGGAGCAAGGCTACGTAACCGCTGATTATGCCAAAGAAAAAGGATTACACATAAAAAAATTGAGCGGCACTCAATTCAGGAAAATGCTTAGAAGTGGAGAAGAAATTCCTGAATGGTTTGCATTTAAAAGCGTCGTTGATGTACTAAGAGCCGCATAG